The DNA window CGGGCTCGATCCTCAGGAGGCGGTCCCAGCCGTATGAAGAGTCATCTCGCCTTCAGCCAATCGAGCACCTGGCCCCGGTAGCGCAGCGGCAGCGAGTAGTGGCCCTCGCCTTCTTCCCAGTGCCCCTCCGCGGCGGGCACGCGGGAGGCGAGGCGCTTCGCCACATCGCACGGGAGGTTCTTGTCCGCCAGCCCGTGCCAGAAGGCGACCGGCACCCGGATGTCCTCCGGGGAGAATCCCCATGGCTCCAGGTAGAGTTCGCCCTCGGTGAGGACGGGATCGGTGCCCTTTCGCACGGCTTCCAGATAGCTGCGGGTCACGCTTTCCCAGCAACCTGCGTCGGCGATTGCCTCGCGGTCGGAGGTCGGGATGCTGCGCATCAGCCAGGTCATCGGGGCCCGCTCGGCACCGCGGGAGATCATCCAGCGGCTGGCGGCGATCACGCCGGGCGTCGCCGCGCGGCGCAGGCGTCTCAGGTTTGTGAGGGTGCGGTAGGTCCAGTGCATGTTCGCCCGGTCCGCGGTATCGGCGAGCGGTGGTGCCCCGCAGATCACCGCCGCGGCGATCACCCGGTCCGGCAGTCCAGCCGCCGTGGCCAGCGTGTAGGGTCCACCGCCGGAGATGCCGTAGATCTTGAAGCGCCCGATTCCCAGCGCATCGGCCAGCCCCGCGACGTCCTGCGGCCAGCTTGCAAATCCCCGGCCCGGCAGCGGATCGGATAGGCCCACTCCCGGGCGGTCCGGTGCGATGAGCCGCAGCCCGCGTTCCGCCGCCAGATCATTCAGGAGCTTGCCCTGGTAGCGGCTGCTCGGCCAACCGTGGAAGAAGAACAGCGGCTCGCCCGCCGGGTCGCCATAGTCCGCGTAGCCCAGCATCCGGCCGTCCGGCAGCCGCGCCTGTTCGTCTTCCTTCATTGCCTCATAGAATAAGGGAAAGACCCCGCCGCGCACATCGAAGTTTCCCGTGAAATCATCGCCACTTTCGATTCCCGCCGACCCTCAGCCCGGGGCACAAAAAAAGCCGGGGAACCCCGAAAGGCTCCCCGGCTTGGGAATCTAATGGCGCGTCAGCCGATTACTGGGCACCGCGTGGCTCAGGAGCGCGGAGGACGGGATTGATCTCGTCCCAGACGCTCTTCTCACCTTGGCTCTGGAGGTAGCCGCCGGTCACCGAGATGTAGCGGTTGTCGGTACGGATGGTCTCGGCCTTGGCGCTGCCGTCGATGCGGAGCACGATGGCCTTGTCCTCATACGGCTCGGGGTCGAATTCCCAGTTTGGCTGGGCCTTGTAGAGCGGCGACACCACGACCGGGCGGGACGAGTTGCCGGACGAGCTCAGACCGTCGGTCTGGGAGGCCATGATGTAGCCGAAGCCGACTTCACCCTTGTCGAGAGCCTTGCCGGGCGAGACGTCGTTGTCAGGCTTGCGTGGGCTGTAGGCGGTCTTGCACCAGTAGATCGACTCGGCCTTGCCGGTCGTGGCGATGAGCTGGCGGAAGTAGTCGTTGGCATAGGTGCCGCCGAAGCTCAGGGCAGAGCCGGTGGAGTCCTTCACTTCCTGGGCGGTGTTGTTGTCCGGGAAAGTGCCGTAGTCGCCTTCGAATCCGATCAGTGCGATGTGCACCTGGCGGATGTTCTGGCTGGCTTCCGTCTGGTCAGCCTTCTTGCGCTGCTTCAGGATGACCGGTGCGGAAAGGCCCGCGAGGGCCGCGATGATCACGATCACCACGAGAAGCTCCACCAAGGTGAAGCCGCCGCGTTGACGACGAGTGTTGGTTTTCATTGTGTTACTTTGGTTTTGTCTATGGTGGAGCCCGATAAGGCCCCGTATTTTTTATGAAATCCCCTCACGGAAATACCGCTTGAGGACCGGAACCAAATTAGTTCCGGCGCAAGCCGCTGCAAGGACAAAGAAGGCCCTGTCAAATCATCTTCCAAAAGTCGCCGCCAGCGAGGCCAGCGCGTCGCCGCTCGGGCGGTCCGCCTCGAGGATCGCCTTCTTTTGAAGAGCGACCAATTCGGCGGATCCCTTCGTCGCCAGCTCCAGCATCGCGCTCATCTCGGCACCGGTGAAAACCGCTTCCTCGCCGCTGCCCTGCACCTCGACGAATTCGCCGGTCTCGGTCGTCACGACATTGAAATCCACCGAGGCACCCTTGTCCTCGATGTAGTCCAGATCCAGCACCGGCTGGCCATTCACCACGCCGGCGGAGATGGCGGACACCAGCTTCGTCAGCGGGAAGGTCTTCAGCTTGCCTGCGGACATCAGCTTGTTCAGGGCGATCGCCAGCGCGACGCAGCCGCCGGTGATCGAGGCGGTGCGGGTGCCGCCGTCCGCCTGCAGCACGTCGCAATCGATCCAGATGGTCCGCTGTCCCAGCTTCGAGAGATCCGTCACGGCGCGGAGGGCGCGGCCGATCAGCCGCTGGATCTCCGAGGAGCGTCCGTCCAGCTTGCCGCGCGAGATATCGCGGTCCTTCCGCTCCAGAGTGGAGTAGGGGAGCATGCTGTACTCCGCGGTCAGCCAGCCGCCTTCCACGCGCTGCATCTTCATCCAGCGCGGCACGTCCTCATCGATGGTCGCCGCGCAGATCACGCGGGTGTTTCCAAAGGAAACGAGCACCGAGCCCGCCGCATGCGGGGCCACGTGGGGGATGAAGGAAATCGGGCGCAGTTGATCCGGCTGGCGGCCGTCGTGGCGGGCGGAAGACATGGTGCAGAGTGAAGGAAACCCCCGCATCCATGGCAAGTGGGGATGAACCCCGATCGCCCGCCACGACAATGAATCCGCCGGTCAGGCCCGCAGCAGGTTCCACCCGGTGACCAGTGCCTTCAGGCCGGCCATCTCGATGGAGGGATCGATGCCGCAGCCCCAGAGGATGCGGCCATCGTCATGCTGCACCTGCACGTAGGCGGCGGCGCTGGCGTCCGAGCCGCCGCGGACGGCGTGCGAACGGTAGTCCGTCACCTTGAAGTCCTTCATGCCGGAGGCCTGCATCGCCTGGACGAAGGCATTGATCGGGCCGTTGCCGAGGCCGTGGATCTTCCGCTCCTCGCCGTAGAGGCCGATGGTGGCGGTGCAGGCCACCTGCCCACGCTCCGTGGTGTGGTGGAAGAGCTCGTAGTCCTTCACGGACAGCGGCTGCTCCACATTGGCAAAGAGGCGGTAGAAGGCGTCGCGGATCTCGTCCGCGGTCAGCTCGCGGCCCAGCTCGTCCGCCAGGTCGTAGATGCGCTTGCCCACCTGCGGGTGCATCGTCTTCGGCAGGTCGAGGCCGTGCTCGCGGTCGAGGATGTAGGCGATGCCGCCCTTCCCGGACTGGGAGTTGATGCGGATGATGGCCTCGTAGGAGCGGCCGATGTCCTGCGGGTCGATGGTCAGGTAGGGCACGCCCCACGCGAGATCCGGCGCGGCCTGCACCTCCTTTTCACGGCGGTCGAGGCCCTTCTTGATGGCGTCCTGGTGGGAGCCGGAGAAGGCGGTGAAGACCAGCTCGCCCGCATACGGGTGGCGCTCGCCCACGGTCATGCGCGTCACCTTTTCGTACACCTGGCGCAGCGAGGTCAGGTCGGAGAAGTCCAGCCCGGTCTCGATGCCGTGGCCGTTCATGTTTAGCGCCACATTGATGATGTCCAGGTTGCCGGTGCGCTCGCCATTGCCGAAGAGCGTGCCTTCCACGCGGTCCGCGCCGGCCATCAGGCCCAGCTCGGTGGCGGCGGTGCCGGTGCCGCGGTCATTGTGCGTGTGCAGGGAGACGATCAGCGACTCGCGGTTCTTCAGGTGGCGGCACATCCACTCGATCATGTCGGCGTGGATGTTCGGCGTGGTCCACTGGACGGTGTCCGGCAGATTGACGATCATCTTCTTCTCCGGCGTCGGCTCCCAGACGTCGATGACCGCGTTGCAGATCTCCGCGGCGAAATCCAACTCCGTGTCGGAAAAGGACTCCGGCGAATACTGCAGGATCACCTCGGTCTGGGGGATGGTCGGTGCCAGTTCCTTCACCAGCTTCGCGCCGTCGATGGCGAGCTGCCTGATGTCCTCGCGCGAGGCATCGCTGAAGGTCACGCGGCGCTGCAGCGGCGAGGTGGAGTTGTAGATGTGGACGATGGCCTTCTTCGCCCCGGCGATGGCCTCGAAGGAGCGGCGGATCAGGTGCTCGCGGGTCTGCACCAGGATCTGGATCGTCACGTCCTCCGGGATGCGGTTTTCCTCGATCAGGCGGCGGCAGAAGGTGAATTCCGTATCCGCGGCCGAGGGGAAGCCGATCTCGATCTGCTTGAAGCCCACCCGGCAGAGCACGTCGAAGAACTCGAGCTTCTCCTCCACCGACATCGGCTGCGGGAGGGCCTGGTTGCCATCGCGGAGGTCCACCGAGCACCAGATCGGCGCGGTGGTGATGATCTGGTCCGGCCAGGTGCGGTCCGGCAGTTGGACCGGCGGGAAGGGCCGGTATTTCGAGATCGAGGCGGTTTTCACGGGAAAAAAAGAGAGAATGAGTCTGAAAGGAAAAGGGGCGCCGCAGGAAAAATTGCAGCAGCCAAGGGACGGCGGTAGGAAAAAGGAAATGCTCAGCGGGTGGCCAGTCCTAGAAGGAGCGGCCGCAGCTCAAGAAGCCCGCGGAGATTCGTCGTCACGCCGCGGACGCTGGCGCGGCAGGCCCGGCCTGTCGAGGGGAAAGACGGGACGGCGAGCTTGTCAGCCACCGTATCCTTGGGAATGGTAGGCGGGGTGAGGGGACTGTGCGTTGCGCTGTTGTGGCTGATTGCGGGGTGGCTCCATGCCCAGGAGATGACGGGCCGCTTCGTCGCGCCGCCGCTGCCTGCGGACGGGATTCTCGATGAGGCGCGGATGTTCGTGCGGAATCCGGAGCAGCAGAAGAAGATCGCGACCGTCCTCGCGGCGCTGGAGGAGAAGCACGGCTATCCTTTCTACTTCGTCCTCTATGATTCGCTCTTCGGCCTGAGCGTCGGCGAGCGGGCGCACGCGCTGCGCGAGGCGTGGCTGGGCGACTCCCCCGGACTGGTGCTGGTGCTGGAGACGGACAGCCGGATCTTCCGGTTCAGCCAGACGCCCTACCAGCAGGATGAGGTGCCGGCGGACTTGAAGCTGCCCCTGACCGGGCCGAAGGAGATCGGCCCCACTGATCTCGCGGAAATCGGCACCGCCATTGAGGGCAGCCTGAGCCGGTCCGCCTCGACCGAGGAATATGCCGAGAATCTGGCCATCGGGCTCGCGACGGGGATCTCGAAGGTCTTCGACGCCCGCGCGGCGGTCCCCGAAGGCTCGACGAAAAGCCGCGTGATCCTGCTGGCGGTGGGCTTCGGCGCGGCGGTCGGGCTCGTCGCCCTGCTGGTGGTCGCCGGCCTGAAGCGTGCGGAAGCCCGCTCTCTGGAGCGCTTCGTTTTTCCGAAGGCCACGGTCGGCATCCGGCTCGGTGCGCCCTTCGGCGGGGGGAAGGTCAGCTCCCGGAGCTTCGGGAACCGCGAGGAGGGACGATAGCCCTCGCCCGCTGCGGCAGCTTGGGAAGCTTCGGCAGGTGGTGCGGCATGATCGCCGAGAAAAGGTGGACGATCGGGAAGGCGAGCAGCGCCGCGATGATGCCCGAGAGCAGCACGCCGACCATGAAGGTGGCCGCATTCACCACCCCGAGGTGCGGGATGTGGAAGGTCCCGGCGAATTCCGGCGGCGCGAGGCTGAAGAGATCCTGCACCTGATTGCCCAGCCAGAGCTGGGCGACCCAGATCGGGACATTCGTCACGGGATTGGAAAGCCAGGTGACCGCCACGGCGAAGGGGATGTTTCCCTTCATCCGCATCGCAGCAATGGCCGCGAAGAGCGACTGGGGGATCAACGGGATGACCCCGAAGAAGAGCCCTATCGCCAAGCCGATGGCCACCGTGTCGCGGCAGGGCTTCCACAGGCGACGTTCGAAGATCGGCTGCGTCAACTTCCGCCACCAGACGCGGTGGCGCAGCTTGGGGTGGCGCAGAGCCCGATAGGCGCGCCTGACCAGCCAGAGATACTTTTGCTTCATACCGCGGTGGATCGCGCCCGATCCATCCGCCGGGCTGCCGGACTTTCCCTCCACCTCGACGATCAGGCAACCGTAAATCCCTTGCCGGGGCGGATCTTGGCCTACAAGGTCCGCGCCACTCCCTCATGAACTGGTGGCAAGCTCTCATCCTCGGCATCATCGAGGGACTCACTGAATACCTCCCCGTCAGCTCCACCGGCCACCTCATCGTGGCACAGCGGATGATGGGCATCGGCATTGATGCGGACCCTTTTCAGGCCGCCCTTGAGAACGAAGCGGCCAATTGCTTCGCGATCTGCGTGCAAGGCGGCGCGATCCTGGCCGTGGCGGGTCTCTACTGGCCGCGCGTGCGCCAGATGATCCTCGGGCTCTTCGGGAAGGACAAGGAGGGCCTGAAGCTGGTCCTCGCACTGATCTGCGCTTTCATGCCCGCCGCTGTGATCGGCCTGCTCGCCAATGACTGGATCGAGGCGAAACTGTTTCATTTCAAGTGGGTCGCCATCGCCTGGTTCGTCGGCGGCCTGGGCATCCTCGGCGTGGCCCGCTGGATGAAGAAGGGCGGTGGATCCAAGGGCGTGGAACTCGCCGAGATCACCATAAAGATGGCGCTGGTCATCGGATTCGCCCAGTGCATCGCCATGTGGCCGGGCACCTCCCGCAGCCTGATGACCATCATCGGGGCGCTTTTCATCGGCTTGCGCCTCAGTGCGGCGGTGGAGTTTTCCTTCCTGCTCGGTCTCCTGACCCTCGGAGCCGCCACGGCGAAGAAGGCTGTCTGGGGTGTCGATCTCGCCGAGAAGTGGCAGCACCTGCCCGGCTACGAGACCCAAGTGGCCCTCCACGCGGTTGCGGAAAAATACGACCAGAAGCTCGGTGGTGCCCAGCTCATGTGGGACACGTATGGCCTCGTCCCCCTCGCGGTCGGCGTCATCGCCGCGACGATTTCCGCCGCCATCGCGGTGAAGTGGATGGTTTCCTACCTGAACCGCAAGGGGTTGGGAGTCTTCGGCTGGTATCGCATCGCCATCGCCGCCATCGCCGCAGTGCTGATCGGCACGAATACCCTCGGCCTCGGAGCGGGCTGAGCCGCTCCTTCCGGGAGTTGCCCGGTAGGGATCGAATTTCTCTTGCCCGGGGCAGCTTGCGAGCGTGCACTGGCGGGGTGAGCGGAGCGTCACGGAAATCCCTTCTGATCCTGCTGGCCCTGCTCGTGGCCTTGCTGGCCCCTGTCCACGGCCAGCAGCGCACCGCGCGCGTGCCGCTGGCGGATGGCTTTGACTACCCGGTGGGCAAGCCGGATGCGACCGGCTACTACACGGCGCGCGGCTTGCGCCTGCGCCCGCCGGTTCACTTCGGCGAGGACTGGAATGGCCGCGGCGGTGGCGACACCGATTTGGGCGACCCGGTTTACAGCATCGGCGACGGCGTCGTCACCTGGGCCTACGATGTCCGCCAGGGCTGGGGAAATGTCGTGATCATCCGCTACGCCTACCGCGACCCTGCGTCCGGCCAAGTGCGGTTCATCGATGCCCTCTACGGCCACCTGCGGGAAATGATGGTGAAGGTCGGCCAGATCGTGAAGCGCGGCCAGCAGGTCGGCACCATCGGGAACAACCGCGGCATGTACGCCGCGCACCTTCACTTCGAGATCCGCCACAATCTCAGCATCGGCATGCACCGCGAGAGCGTGGCGCGCGACATGACGAACTGGGCGGATCCCACCCAGTTCATCAAGAAGTACCGCCGCCTGAACCGCGACTGGGGCAAGGCCGCCATGCCGCTCGGCACGTACAAGGAATATCAGGGCTTCAAGGGCATCTGACGCGGACATGGCACGACGCCGACCGATGAATCCCTGGCAGTTCGCGGTGCTGCTGGTCTTGGCCGTGGTCGTCACGCTCCTGAAGGAGTGGAAGGAGCCCACCGTCGCTTCCGGGCAGAAAGACCGCCCGAAGACCTCGACCTACGAGGTCATCACCGGCTGCCTCTGGCAGGATCACAAGAGCAACGACGGCGACAGCTTCCACGTCCGCCTGCCGGATGGCCGGGTCGAGCAGGTCCGCCTCTACTACGTGGATGCCCCGGAAAGCCAGCGCCGCACTTACCGCGGCGGCAAGTCGAACCATGAGCGCATCCACCAGCAGGCGCAGGCGCTCGGCCTGACCGATGACCAAGCCGTGGAGATCGGCCAGCGTGCCAAGGCCCGCGTCCACGAGCTTCTCGCCGGCAAGCCCTTCACCCTGCACACCCGCTGGGACGATCCCTTCAACGACCGCCGCTACCATGCCTTCGTCACGCCGGAAGGCGGCGGCCCGTTCCTGGAGGAAACGCTGGTCCGCGAAGGCCTCGTCCGCATTCACACGAGGGGTGCCGAGATGCCCGACGGCACGCCGGTGAAAGCCCGCCTCAAGCGACTGCGTGAGCTGGAGAAAGAGGCGAAGCAGGCCGGGCGCGGTGCCTGGGGGCGCTTCTGAGCGGCGCTCCTATCGAGTGTCCATGGCCCGCCATTCTTCGAGGATGGGGACGTCGGCCTCCGCCCAATCGAGCTCGCCGAGTTCGTCCGGGCCGCACCAGCGGATCTCCGAGTGCTCGTGCGGATGGGGTTGGCCGGAAAGGATGCGGCACAGGAAAGGATGCAGGCGGATGGGGCCGCGGCCGTAGTCCCACACCACGGGCGTGAGGGCGGTGGCGGTCTCCACGCGGATGCCCAGCTCTTCCTCCAGCTCGCGGACCAGTGCGTCAGAGGGGCTTTCGCCGGGCTCGACCTTGCCGCCGGGGAATTCCCACTTGCCGCCGAGGTGCTTGCCCTCCGGGCGCTTGCAGGCCAGCAGGCGGCCCGTGCCATCGAGGATCAGGCCTGCGACGACCTCGATCATCGGCCGTCGGCGAGGCGCTCGGCCAGCATGGAAGGCAGGCCGGCATCGATGATCTTCCGCTGGGTGGTCGCGAGGTCGTACTCCACCCGGCGGAATACGACCAGCTTGTGCTCCAGATCGTAGATCGCGTAGCAGGCGCGCCAGTCGCCGTCGCGGGGCTGGCCCACGGAGCCGGCATTGATGAAATATTTCGAGCCGTCCTCGATCACCACGGAATCCGCGGCCACCTCGGTCACCTTGTCCGTCTTCACATACACCCGCGGGACGTGGGTGTGGCCGTGGAAGCAGACCTGAGTGAACTGGTACGAGAAGTTCGACATCGCGTCGAAGCGGTTCGTCACGTAGTTCCAGTGCGCAGGCTGGTCCAAGGTGCTGTGGACCACGGTGAAGTCCTCCACCTGGCGGACCATGCGGAGGCGGCGCAGCCAGGTGCGCTGCTCGTCGGTGAGCTGTTCGCGGGTCCACTCCAGCGCGGCCGCGGCCACCGGGTTCATGGATTCCAGCGAGTGGGTGCCGGAGGCATCCTCGTCGTGGTTCCCCTTCACCACCGGGCAGTCCATGGCGCGGACTTTTTCCAGGCAGGCGGCGGGGTCTGCATTGTAGCCGACCACGTCGCCGAGGCAGACGTAGTCGGTGCATCCTTGCTCGGCGGCATCGGCCAGCGCAGCCTCGAGGGCTTCGAGGTTGGCATGAATGTCACCAAAGAGAGCGATTCGCATGGGAGACTAGCGGCGGGAGAGGCTTTAGGTGACGGCTCCGTCGGCTGTCGAGTCAAACCCGGTTCAGTGGCCAAGAGTGAGGCGCTGCCGGGCCACTTCCTTCAAACGGATGTAGCTCTTCGGGTCTTCCGGAGAAATGCCCCTGCGGCCTTCCAGGATGCGGATTCCCGTCTCCACGCCCCGCTCGGGCATGCGGTCGACCACGTTGTTCACGTAGTAGTCGCCCAGAATCCGCAGCGCCCTTTCCTCGCTGCCGAAGATGGACAGCGCCAGCGCCGCGGGGTCTTCCGGTTCGTTGGTCTGGTATTCCAGCGTGTAGCACAGCGCCAGCAGGGTTGGCACCCGGTTTTCCTGATGCACCAGCAGGGACCTCACGGCGGCGAGCATCTCGGCGGGATCCTTGCCCGCCCGGGCCTCGGCGAAGAATCGCTGGCGGTGGACGTATGGCGGGGCCTTCCCCGTCGCGACCGCCTTCCGCAGCGCCTCGACCGCGGCCTGATCGTCAGGAAACCGGCGGCCGTCCGTCAAAAGCACGGCATACAGCATCGGCAACTGCCAGTCGCCGGGGTTGTTCGCGATGCCGCGGATGTAGAATTGCCTGCCCTTTTCCACCCACCGGCGCTCCTCGGCCTGCTTGCGGAGCGGCGGCAGATCGGACTCCAGACGATACCACGCGGCGGCATTGTAGGCCATGTGCCAGGCCCCCATGTCCCAGTAGTAGGTGCCCTGGGGCGAGAGCTCCACGGCGGTATTCATCCAGCCTTCCAGATCGGTCCACTCGCATTTGTTGAAGTGGCCGGTCGCCTGGAGCTGGGCAAAGGTCGCCACCAGCGTCCGCAGGCCGGACAGGGCGATTGCCCAGCTATTCTGACCGATTTTCTCACGGGTCGCGATCTCCAGCGGCGGGGAAAGCAGCCCCTGCTGCCGGAAGTCCGCCGTCACCGCCTGCTCCAGCGGCAGGCGCAGCAGTCCCCCGGCGAGGAAGACGGCGGCGGCGATGAGCGGTCGGCGGGATTTCATCTCAGAACTCCTTCTTGGAAAAGACCAGCCAGGACACGAAGAGGTGCATCACGAGGTAGAAGCCCGTCACCCCGCACAGCGTGGCCACCGTCCCGGGCGGGACCTCCATCCCGGAGATGATCTTGTCGATGACGTTGTAGAGCGACATGTCCGGGAAGATGGTCGCCACGGCCAGTCCGGCGAGGCGCTCCATGGCGCTCACCCCCGCGGAGTCGAAGTAAACCTCGCGCGCCGTGGCCTGGAAGTTCCCGATGAAATAGACGATGAAGCCGGTGACCGTCGTGAAGAGCGTGCTGCTGGAGAGGATGGAGAGCAGCAGGGCGGCGGAGGCGATCACCACCGCGCGGAGGAATACCGCGAGCACCGCGACCTGCAGGTCCCAGCCCGGTCCCAGCTTGGCCGTCTCTTCCTTCATAGCCGCGATCTGGTCGGGCGGCCAGCCGATGCGGAGGGCCGAGGCGGTCTGCGCCTCCAGTACCATGTTCGTGCGGATCGTCAGCACCCCCATCATGAGCAAGTCCATGAGCAGCAGCGAGGTGAAGATGAGCAGCACGAGCCCGCCCAGCTTTCCCACCAGGTAGTCCAGCCGCGGTACCGGCTTGGCCAGGATGGTGTAGAGCGTGCGGTCCTCCACGTCCTTCGGGATCAGCAGCGCCGTCGCCACGATCCCGATGACCACGGAGAACATCGTCATGGTCCCGAGGGACAGGTTCCGGATCGAGCGCAGCACTTCCATGCCTTCGAGATTCGGGCGGTCGATGTGCTGGATGTTGAAGAGATTGCTCGCCAGCAGGATGACGGCGAAGATCCCGAGGAAGTAGAAGACCTTCATCCGCACGAGCTGGGTGAAGGTGTGCATCGCGATCACGCCGATGCGGCGTGGATTGAGCGGGCGGTTGGGCGCGGGGCGGTGCATCGGGTCGGGTCAGCGGTCGTCGCGGCGGTTCACGGTTTCTTCCAGGAAAAGGCGCTCCAGAGTGGTCTTTGGCCGGCCGGCGCGCAGCAGCTCCGCTTTGCCGTCGGCCTGGATCTCCGTGGTCAGCCGGGCCAGCAGCTCGGGCGAGGCGTCGCGCAGCACGATCTCCGTCTGGTCGCCGATGGCCAGCAGGTCGTCGATGCGGCCTTCCTTCACCATCTTGCCGCGATGGATGATGCCCACGCGATCGCACACCTCCTGCACCTGCTCCAGCAGGTGAGAGCAGAGGAAGACGGTGATGCCGCGCTTCTTCAGGTCGAAGATGAGGTCGCGGATCTCGCGGGAGCCGACCGGATCGACCCCGGCGGTGGGCTCGTCCAGGATGACCAGCCGCGGCTCCTGGACCAGTGCCTGGGCCAGGCCGATGCGCTGGAGCATGCCCTTCGAGTAGCCGCCGAGCCGCCGGTCGCCCGCGCCCTCGAGGTCCACCAGGTGGAGCAGTTCCTTCACCCGGGCCTCCAGCTTCGCGCCGCGCAGGCCGCAGAGCTTCCCGTAAAAGCGCAGCGTCTCGGTGCCGCTCAGGTGCTTGTAGAAGTAGGGATTCTCCGGCAGGAAGCCGACATCCTGGCGCGAGTCGACCTTCATCGAGTCGTTGCCAAAGATCCGGCACACCCCGGAGTCCGGCTGCACCAGGCCCAGCAGCGCCTTCATGGTGGTGGATTTCCCGGAGCCATTCGGCCCGATGAGCCCGTAGACCTCGCCTGGGGCGATGGTCAGCGACACGTGGTCCACCGCGCGCAGCGGTTCCTTGCGGCCCGCCGGGCGGAAGTCCTTTACCAGATCGGTGATCTCTACGGCAGTTTCCATCGGCGCGCTGAGGATGCTAGAGGGAGAGCGGCGTCGGCAACGTGTTTCGCCCGTCAATCTGGCCGGGATGACTCAAGCGAGTCCTTGTCAAAGTTACGTCTTGGTGCAATTTCGCGACTACCCCATGAAACGAGCACTTCAATTCTGCGGCGCGGCTCTGCTCGCGCTCTTCACGACCTCCTGTTTCGAGCAGGAATCCACCGTCAGCCTGAACAAGGACGGCAGCGGCACCATCACCCAGACCATCCTGATCAGCGCCGAGATGGTGGAAATGGCCGCCCAGAGCGGTCAGGACCCCACCAAGGACATGGTGGACAAGAAGAAGGCCGAGGAGCAGGCCGCCAAGATGGGCGAGGGCGTCACGGTCGAGAAGGTCGAGGCGCTTGAGAAGGGCGGCAAGAAGGGTGCCATCGTCGTT is part of the Luteolibacter flavescens genome and encodes:
- a CDS encoding ABC transporter permease, with protein sequence MHRPAPNRPLNPRRIGVIAMHTFTQLVRMKVFYFLGIFAVILLASNLFNIQHIDRPNLEGMEVLRSIRNLSLGTMTMFSVVIGIVATALLIPKDVEDRTLYTILAKPVPRLDYLVGKLGGLVLLIFTSLLLMDLLMMGVLTIRTNMVLEAQTASALRIGWPPDQIAAMKEETAKLGPGWDLQVAVLAVFLRAVVIASAALLLSILSSSTLFTTVTGFIVYFIGNFQATAREVYFDSAGVSAMERLAGLAVATIFPDMSLYNVIDKIISGMEVPPGTVATLCGVTGFYLVMHLFVSWLVFSKKEF
- a CDS encoding (deoxy)nucleoside triphosphate pyrophosphohydrolase encodes the protein MIEVVAGLILDGTGRLLACKRPEGKHLGGKWEFPGGKVEPGESPSDALVRELEEELGIRVETATALTPVVWDYGRGPIRLHPFLCRILSGQPHPHEHSEIRWCGPDELGELDWAEADVPILEEWRAMDTR
- a CDS encoding ABC transporter ATP-binding protein; protein product: METAVEITDLVKDFRPAGRKEPLRAVDHVSLTIAPGEVYGLIGPNGSGKSTTMKALLGLVQPDSGVCRIFGNDSMKVDSRQDVGFLPENPYFYKHLSGTETLRFYGKLCGLRGAKLEARVKELLHLVDLEGAGDRRLGGYSKGMLQRIGLAQALVQEPRLVILDEPTAGVDPVGSREIRDLIFDLKKRGITVFLCSHLLEQVQEVCDRVGIIHRGKMVKEGRIDDLLAIGDQTEIVLRDASPELLARLTTEIQADGKAELLRAGRPKTTLERLFLEETVNRRDDR
- a CDS encoding metallophosphoesterase family protein, with translation MRIALFGDIHANLEALEAALADAAEQGCTDYVCLGDVVGYNADPAACLEKVRAMDCPVVKGNHDEDASGTHSLESMNPVAAAALEWTREQLTDEQRTWLRRLRMVRQVEDFTVVHSTLDQPAHWNYVTNRFDAMSNFSYQFTQVCFHGHTHVPRVYVKTDKVTEVAADSVVIEDGSKYFINAGSVGQPRDGDWRACYAIYDLEHKLVVFRRVEYDLATTQRKIIDAGLPSMLAERLADGR